A window of Salmo trutta chromosome 31, fSalTru1.1, whole genome shotgun sequence contains these coding sequences:
- the LOC115170045 gene encoding uncharacterized protein C1orf21 homolog, with amino-acid sequence MCVGEEMGCTSAKQVLAVPSGEEGRSKAYSNGDVLSDEYKKGVASVKYINREEDRLNCDQDSTENTALLTTVQQTDDTGANGNGKTQIHSSESQQEFFRMLDEKIEKGQDYCSEEEDMT; translated from the exons ATGTGTGTGGGTGAGGAGATGGGCTGCACCTCGGCCAAGCAGGTGTTGGCCGTGCCCAGTGGTGAGGAGGGCCGTAGTAAAGCCTACAGCAATGGGGATGTTCTTTCTG ATGAGTACAAGAAAGGCGTGGCAAGTGTGAAGTATATAAATAGAGAAGAGGACAGACTAAACTGCGACCAGGACAGCACG gagaaTACTGCCCTGCTCACCACGGTCCAACAAACAGACGACACAGGAGCAAATGGCAATGGGAAGACACA GATCCATTCTTCAGAGAGCCAGCAAGAGTTCTTCAGGATGCTGGATGAGAAGATAGAAAAG GGGCAGGACTACTGCTC